In one Cynocephalus volans isolate mCynVol1 chromosome Y, mCynVol1.pri, whole genome shotgun sequence genomic region, the following are encoded:
- the LOC134368940 gene encoding zinc finger protein 37A-like: MDTFLELVSFEDVAVDFTWEEWRVLNDAQRTLYRDVMLENFSSLVSLGYCISKPEVILKLEKGAEPWIIIEHPNQSSQVVNEGKPDHIQRRRMRKSCRRQPLLL; this comes from the exons GAGTTGGTgtcatttgaggatgtggctgtggacttcacctgggaAGAGTGGAGGGTCTTGAATGATGCTCAGAGGACTttgtacagggatgtgatgctggagaacttCAGCAGCCTGGTATCATTGG GGTACTGCATTAGTAAACCTGAGGTGATCCTCAAGTTGGAGAAAGGAGCAGAGCCATGGATAATAATAGAACACCCAAACCAGAGCTCCCAG GTAGTCAATGAAGGAAAACCTGACCATATTCAACGCAGAAGAATGAGAAAGAGCTGCAGGAGACAACCActattgctataa